The DNA window aatctttaaatgaaattgactTCCTCTAATTCTGCAGGTGATCCTCCTGATTGCCTTCCTTTGTGTGCACTGCGAGGGGTACAGTTTCTCTGCCTACCGCTACTTCGAGGTGGTCACTGCATGGTTTCTCATCGTCTTCTTAATCTTCTTCCTCATGTATTTGTTTCGGCTTCAAAGCAAAATCGCATGCATCAACTGGACCTTGACGGTAAGTCGGCGCACTTTCACATCACATCTTCAGATCGCGGCATTAGGTGTCTTACGTAATCTTTCAGAACGTTAATGCTGCTTTTTCATCTCAAACTGACTCGTCGTTGCTTTCACAGGAGTTTTTACATTATGCTGTGGGAGGAATTCTGGTCTTTATCGCCTCGATTGTTGTTGCTGTGAAGAGTAATGGGATCGCGGCTTTAATTGCTGGATCTGTGAGTGTCTTTTTGTGCTTGCAATATGTGCAGTGCATGCTGCTAATTGGTAGAGAAAATGCACAAAGTCTTCTTGTGTAGGGATGAGGAAACAGGAAATGTGAATCATTACTGTTGCATTACACACTGTTTATTGAGCAGTGCATGTGCAGTTCTTAGAAAAGTCATCAAAAGCAAATGACTTTTCATGTTTAGTTATAACATGtgattttagattattattaatatgttactAATGCCTGTTTTTCCGTAAACACAGGTGTTTGGCTTTATAGCTACTTTTCTTATTGCGATCAGCATATGGACTTCTTATAAGGTCACATGCGGCTCTCAACCAACTGGTGAGTCTGACACTTCTTTAATCGTTTCATTTATGTAATATGAAAGCCGTaaggaataaaaattaaaaatcgaATATCCACTTTTGGGCCATTAAAGATGTGGTTAAATGTATTGGTTAATTGCAgcagatttaaagaaatgtaatgcatcacttgctcaccaatgaatcctctgcagtgaatgggtgccgtcagaataagccttcaaacagctgataaaaacataactaaTCCATAAGAAATTCATACTactcaatttaaaatgtaatatctaGTGAAAAACACATCTCTTGTTATCATCTCGAATCAAAAACCACCGGCATTACTGTTTAGACTGCTAAACGATGCTTGATATGAACATATTTCTTTCCTAATTGACCTTTTCTCTGGAGAAATCATTGTTATGGATTATGAACTTGTATTTTAGCTGAAAGCAATTGATGTCATTTGaactctttctgacggcacccattcactgcagagaatccattggcgagcaagagctacatcttggatggcctgagagtgATTACATTTATAGCAAATATGAATTAAGGTGATTTGTCCCATTAACAGAATGAACCTGTCGAAATTCTTTGCATGATTTTCTGCATGATTCTCTTTTGAAGGTGCTGCAGTGTAACTGGATGGAACACACTTGTCTTATCAGATGAAGGTATCAAGAAAATAAAGTATCGGCTAGGATCAAACTCAGAAGTTTTCAGCATTAAGGTTTATTTTAAGAGTggagttttgatatatttatcaACAAAGTCAGAAACCAAAAGACGACAATTATTCACAAgaatgtttacattatttattcaacagtatatatatatcgtgTGATGCAGCTTTGATTCAGTGCCTGTGATCAAAGAAAGTTTTGGCTGAAATGAGGTGTTCATAAAAGATTGAGATGCTGACCCatagtattattactattattacaagatttgaagtgtttttgtttttgttgctttttactgtatcattatatatgatattatgaTTTGCAACTTTTAAAGTTTGAACAGTGTATTTTGGCTTTCTAAATGTAAGTGCCTTTGTTTTATACAAtgtgataaaaagaaaaaaaaaagatcaattaaaacatttggaaTTTGAATCAGAATAAGTCTTTTAATCTTCCTTATGACTTGCTTTCTTATATAGAtcggaaaagaaaagaaaagaaaatgttttgatcaTACAATTgaagcattcttcaaaataaagccatacaggtttgaaataacAGGTAATTAAAGGTTAGgtcattaaaactaaattaaatgtttttgtgttagctATCActttaagatttcaaaaatcCCTAATTCTCATGAGCtttattcagaaatgtaaaTTGGATTATAAAGTATGCCTgattatgcattataatatttcttatattttctctATGCCGATTTAAAAAACAAGCGCATAACAAAAAGAGATTTCTGGATGTAAACAgtattgaaaataatgtaatacagTGCAGCCcttaatggtcaaaatagggTTTATTAATCATGATacctgttaatattttaatattaaaaatatttgttccacAGAACTACTTGACACAGAGTGACTTATGCTTACGGTTACAGCAAGAGACTACAGGAAACTCTTGACCTCTGTCAGGAAGGGccttaaaagagaaaaagggaAATACACATGTGCTAGATGACTAATGGCTTGTTGCAATGCGGAAGGGAAATAAATCCTTTAGGGAAAAATAATGCCATTATCTATGGAGGGTAAGAGTGAAATGG is part of the Puntigrus tetrazona isolate hp1 chromosome 16, ASM1883169v1, whole genome shotgun sequence genome and encodes:
- the cmtm7 gene encoding CKLF-like MARVEL transmembrane domain-containing protein 7 translates to MPHTVVTTTTTTTSSSDGGVCNIGYARSFQGLLKIGQVVILLIAFLCVHCEGYSFSAYRYFEVVTAWFLIVFLIFFLMYLFRLQSKIACINWTLTEFLHYAVGGILVFIASIVVAVKSNGIAALIAGSVFGFIATFLIAISIWTSYKVTCGSQPTGAAV